A genomic window from Carcharodon carcharias isolate sCarCar2 chromosome X, sCarCar2.pri, whole genome shotgun sequence includes:
- the eif4ba gene encoding eukaryotic translation initiation factor 4Ba isoform X1: MASSGKKKQKKGKTLTLTDFLAEDGGGSTQYYIPSKPVSWADETDDLDSEVSTAWPGIEEDIYNKPAINRALLPTAPRAARAPDVDMNRIPKQPPYTAFLGNLPYDVSEDSIRKFFHGMNISAVRLPRESTNQDRLKGFGYAEFDDVESLMNALSLNEEMLQNRRIRVDIADQAQEKERESGRGGDRDRIRDAEMESDWRARPTTNSNDDYPLRRMEDSFGDRTRDRYESRDRDGLRRDGDRYRDDGFRDRGYDRGSRRVFGSGFRRDNYDDKRSDDFRGGGDRYSDRYNDGFDRFERRDDRRSDYGSRDEMRHEDRGSMQRPKLNLKPRSIPKEEVVRAPPAQSSGRSASIFGAAKPVDTTAKEREVEERLKKEQEKYQRQIEDQERGIKGVKQPRERHPSWRSEDQLERPRTASDSSQPTDTSVSAGRATVRRESEKSLDNDMFSKEEEPQSPVSKSTKPDQLPLKIVPAPPPKENAWTKRTVGGSSSNQSAEAEVTAPLSPASALSSKPLSSPSGKAGLVSPTHTNMKTSFKDDKAESEIKDKTSPKERGGANSGMSRGQNDGVNKDRRKEPDRKDKKGRDSKPVTEPKKYEESPTPKFSSASKYAALMIDADEDDDSTD; the protein is encoded by the exons ATGGCGTCTTCAG GGAAGAAGAAGCAGAAAAAGGGAAAGACTCTTACCCTGACTGACTTTCTGGCAGAGGATGGTGGAGGTTCTACCCAATACTACATTCCCTCGAAGCCTGTCAGCTGGGCAGATGAGACTGATGACTTGGATAGCGAAG TTTCCACTGCCTGGCCTGGTATTGAAGAGGATATTTATAATAAGCCTGCCATTAACCGGGCATTGCTGCCAACAGCACCTCGTGCTGCTCGGGCACCAGATGTTGATATGAACCGTATTCCAAAGCAGCCACCCTACACCGCTTTTCTGGGCAATTTGCCTTATGATGTGTCTGAGGACTCCATCAGAAAATTTTTCCATGGAATGAAT ATCAGTGCAGTGCGTTTGCCAAGAGAGTCTACCAACCAGGACAGATTGAAGGGATTTGGTTATGCTGAGTTTGACGATGTGGAATCATTGATGAATGCTTTGAGTCTCAATGAAGAG ATGTTGCAGAACCGAAGAATAAGGGTGGATATTGCTGATCAAGCTCAGGAAAAAG AAAGAGAATCGGGCAGAGGAGGAGATCGGGACAGAATTCGTGACGCAGAGATGGAGTCTGATTGGAGAGCTAGGCCAACGACTAACAGCAACGATGATTATCCATTAAGAAGGATGGAAGATTCATTTGGAGACA GAACTAGGGACCGCTATGAGTCCCGTGACCGGGATGGTCTTCGTCGGGATGGAGATAGATACAGGGATGATGGCTTCAGGGATCGTGGGTATGACAGAG GCTCCCGGCGTGTATTTGGCAGTGGCTTCAGAAGAGATAATTATGATGACAAGCGAAGTGATGATTTTCGAGGTGGTGGCGATCGTTACAGCGACCGCTACAATGATGGATTTGACCGCTTTGAAAGAAGAGATGACAGGAGAAGTGACTATGGCTCAAGAGATGAAATGAGACATGAAGATAGAG GTTCCATGCAGAGACCTAAACTGAACCTCAAACCTCGCAGCATTCCAAAAGAAGAGGTTGTCCGAGCTCCTCCTGCACAGTCATCTGGAAGATCTGCATCCATATTTGGGGCTGCCAAGCCAGTAGACACAACAGCTAAAGAACGAGAGGTTGAGGAGCGATTGAAAAAAGAGCAAGAAAAGTATCAGCGGCAAATAGAGGATCAAGAAAGGGGGATTAAAGGGGTCAAGCAGCCAAGGGAAAG GCATCCAAGCTGGCGCAGTGAGGATCAGCTGGAGCGTCCAAGGACTGCTAGTGATTCTTCACAGCCGACCGACACCAGTGTTTCTGCAGGTCGAG CTACAgttaggagagagagtgagaagtcattGGACAATGATATGTTCAGCAAGGAGGAGGAGCCACAGTCACCAGTGTCCAAATCAACTAAACCAGACCAGCTTCCACTTAAGATTGTACCTGCCCCTCCACCTAAAGAAAATGCCTGGACGAAGAGAACAGTTGGAGGTTCCAGTAGTAACCAGAGCGCTGAAGCAGAAGTCACAGCACCTCTTTCACCTGCTAGTGCACTATCAAGTAAACCACTCAG TTCACCAAGTGGCAAAGCTGGCCTAGTTTCACCTACACATACGAATATGAAGACATCATTTAAGG ATGATAAAgcagaatctgaaataaaagacaAAACTTCACCCAAAGAACGTGGTGGTGCAAACAGTGGTATGAGCCGGGGACAGAATGATGGTGTAAACAAGGACCGAAGGAAGGAACCAGACAG GAAAGATAAAAAGGGCCGTGATTCAAAACCTGTAACTGAGCCAAAGAAGTATGAAGAATCACCCACTCCT AAATTCAGCTCAGCCAGCAAATATGCTGCTTTGATGATCGATGCTGATGAAGACGACGACAGTACAGATTAA
- the eif4ba gene encoding eukaryotic translation initiation factor 4Ba isoform X2, with the protein MASSGKKKQKKGKTLTLTDFLAEDGGGSTQYYIPSKPVSWADETDDLDSEVSTAWPGIEEDIYNKPAINRALLPTAPRAARAPDVDMNRIPKQPPYTAFLGNLPYDVSEDSIRKFFHGMNISAVRLPRESTNQDRLKGFGYAEFDDVESLMNALSLNEEMLQNRRIRVDIADQAQEKERESGRGGDRDRIRDAEMESDWRARPTTNSNDDYPLRRMEDSFGDRTRDRYESRDRDGLRRDGDRYRDDGFRDRGYDRGSRRVFGSGFRRDNYDDKRSDDFRGGGDRYSDRYNDGFDRFERRDDRRSDYGSRDEMRHEDRGSMQRPKLNLKPRSIPKEEVVRAPPAQSSGRSASIFGAAKPVDTTAKEREVEERLKKEQEKYQRQIEDQERGIKGVKQPRERHPSWRSEDQLERPRTASDSSQPTDTSVSAGRVRRESEKSLDNDMFSKEEEPQSPVSKSTKPDQLPLKIVPAPPPKENAWTKRTVGGSSSNQSAEAEVTAPLSPASALSSKPLSSPSGKAGLVSPTHTNMKTSFKDDKAESEIKDKTSPKERGGANSGMSRGQNDGVNKDRRKEPDRKDKKGRDSKPVTEPKKYEESPTPKFSSASKYAALMIDADEDDDSTD; encoded by the exons ATGGCGTCTTCAG GGAAGAAGAAGCAGAAAAAGGGAAAGACTCTTACCCTGACTGACTTTCTGGCAGAGGATGGTGGAGGTTCTACCCAATACTACATTCCCTCGAAGCCTGTCAGCTGGGCAGATGAGACTGATGACTTGGATAGCGAAG TTTCCACTGCCTGGCCTGGTATTGAAGAGGATATTTATAATAAGCCTGCCATTAACCGGGCATTGCTGCCAACAGCACCTCGTGCTGCTCGGGCACCAGATGTTGATATGAACCGTATTCCAAAGCAGCCACCCTACACCGCTTTTCTGGGCAATTTGCCTTATGATGTGTCTGAGGACTCCATCAGAAAATTTTTCCATGGAATGAAT ATCAGTGCAGTGCGTTTGCCAAGAGAGTCTACCAACCAGGACAGATTGAAGGGATTTGGTTATGCTGAGTTTGACGATGTGGAATCATTGATGAATGCTTTGAGTCTCAATGAAGAG ATGTTGCAGAACCGAAGAATAAGGGTGGATATTGCTGATCAAGCTCAGGAAAAAG AAAGAGAATCGGGCAGAGGAGGAGATCGGGACAGAATTCGTGACGCAGAGATGGAGTCTGATTGGAGAGCTAGGCCAACGACTAACAGCAACGATGATTATCCATTAAGAAGGATGGAAGATTCATTTGGAGACA GAACTAGGGACCGCTATGAGTCCCGTGACCGGGATGGTCTTCGTCGGGATGGAGATAGATACAGGGATGATGGCTTCAGGGATCGTGGGTATGACAGAG GCTCCCGGCGTGTATTTGGCAGTGGCTTCAGAAGAGATAATTATGATGACAAGCGAAGTGATGATTTTCGAGGTGGTGGCGATCGTTACAGCGACCGCTACAATGATGGATTTGACCGCTTTGAAAGAAGAGATGACAGGAGAAGTGACTATGGCTCAAGAGATGAAATGAGACATGAAGATAGAG GTTCCATGCAGAGACCTAAACTGAACCTCAAACCTCGCAGCATTCCAAAAGAAGAGGTTGTCCGAGCTCCTCCTGCACAGTCATCTGGAAGATCTGCATCCATATTTGGGGCTGCCAAGCCAGTAGACACAACAGCTAAAGAACGAGAGGTTGAGGAGCGATTGAAAAAAGAGCAAGAAAAGTATCAGCGGCAAATAGAGGATCAAGAAAGGGGGATTAAAGGGGTCAAGCAGCCAAGGGAAAG GCATCCAAGCTGGCGCAGTGAGGATCAGCTGGAGCGTCCAAGGACTGCTAGTGATTCTTCACAGCCGACCGACACCAGTGTTTCTGCAGGTCGAG ttaggagagagagtgagaagtcattGGACAATGATATGTTCAGCAAGGAGGAGGAGCCACAGTCACCAGTGTCCAAATCAACTAAACCAGACCAGCTTCCACTTAAGATTGTACCTGCCCCTCCACCTAAAGAAAATGCCTGGACGAAGAGAACAGTTGGAGGTTCCAGTAGTAACCAGAGCGCTGAAGCAGAAGTCACAGCACCTCTTTCACCTGCTAGTGCACTATCAAGTAAACCACTCAG TTCACCAAGTGGCAAAGCTGGCCTAGTTTCACCTACACATACGAATATGAAGACATCATTTAAGG ATGATAAAgcagaatctgaaataaaagacaAAACTTCACCCAAAGAACGTGGTGGTGCAAACAGTGGTATGAGCCGGGGACAGAATGATGGTGTAAACAAGGACCGAAGGAAGGAACCAGACAG GAAAGATAAAAAGGGCCGTGATTCAAAACCTGTAACTGAGCCAAAGAAGTATGAAGAATCACCCACTCCT AAATTCAGCTCAGCCAGCAAATATGCTGCTTTGATGATCGATGCTGATGAAGACGACGACAGTACAGATTAA